TGCTCTGCGGCTTCTCTCAGTCGCTGACCCAACTGGTCATCTTCCGCACGATTCAGGGCCTGGGCGGCGCGTTGATGACGCCGGTGGGGCGCATCATCGTGGTGAGCTCGGCGCCGCGTGAGCGGCTGGTCGCCGCGCTGAGCTGGTTCACGATGCCGGCGCTGGTGGGGCCGCTGGTGGGGCCTCCCCTGGCGGGCATCATCCTGGGCGTGGCGGACTGGCCGTGGATCTTCTTCATCAACGTGCCGGTGGGGTTGCTGGGCATGCTCGCGGTGGCGCGCTTCGTTCCGCCCCTGCACCAGCCGGACCCGGGGCCCTTCGACACGCGGGGCTTCGTGCTCGTGGCGGTCGCCATCACCACGCTGATTGGCGCGGCGGAGACGGTGGGCATCGGGCTGATGCCGCTGCCATACCAGTTGGGGCTCGCGGTGGTCGCGTTCTCGTCGCTGGGTGCCTACGTGTGGCACGCGCTGCGGGTGGAGCGGCCCGTGTTGAACCTGCGGTTGCTGCGCATCGACACCTTCCGGGCCAGCATGATTGGCGGAACCCTGGCGCGCATGGGGCTGGGAGCGTCTCCCTTCCTGTTGCCGCTGCTGTTCCAGGTCGGCCTGGGCTGGTCGCCCGTCGAGGCGGGCCTGGTGACCATTGGCAGCGGCGCGGGCGCGATGGCCTGCAAGTCGGTGGCGCCCTCCATCATCCGGCGCTTCGGCTTCCGGCAGACGCTCATCTTCGCCAACCTGGCATCCGCCGTCCTGACCGCGCTGCCGGCCTTCTTCCGGCACAGCACGCCGATTCCGCTCATCGTGGGGCTGCTGGTGATCAGCGGGTTCATGCGCTCGTTGCAGTTCACCGCGACCAACACCGTGGCGTATGCGGACATCCCTCCGGACACGGTGAGCAACGCGTCCACGGTGTCCGTGGTGACGATGCAGATGGCGCTGGGGTTGGGCATCAGCTTCGGTGGCTTGATGCTGCACCTGGCGCGAGGTGCGGGCGATGCGCCGTTGACGCCGGACCGCTTCGTGCTTCCGTTCATCGCGGTGGGCGTCATCTCCTCGCTCGCCGGCCCGCTCTACCGTCGGCTTTCCCCGAATGCGGGCGCGCACATCGGCGGCCGCAGGGTGGGGTGAGGCGGGGTGTTTCAGGTGCCGGAGCGGAGCCACTCCGCGAGGCGGTCGCGCTTCTTGCCTCGGAGGTTCGTCCTCGGAGGGCTCTCGCTGAAGTCCCACTCCGTGCCGAGCTGCCGGGCGGCCCGCGCAATCCATGCGGGGAGTTGCAGCGGTTCGCATGCTCCGACGCCGAGGACATCCTCGTGCAGCTTCTCGTTGTCGAAACGCGTGTCGCTCCAGTCGCCCGACAGCGGGACTTCCCGTCGGCTCAGCGAGACCTGGAACCAGACGGGGTTGCGGCTGTCGACCCGGATGTGTCCGTTGTAAGCGCGGAACATCAACCCGCCTTCCTCTCCGTGGAAGGCGTCGCCCCAGGACTCGGTGAACCAGAAGGTGTCCAGTTCCGCGAAGCCCAGGTGCTTCGCGAGGTCGAGCGCGGGCGAACGCGCACGGCGCGATTGGAGCAGCGCCTCCATGCGCGCGAACAGCTCATTCATCGCGGGCGTGGCGCGCGCGTGTTTGCGCAGGTCCTCCAGGCGGTCCAGTTCCATGCCCTGGCTTTGGACGGCCCGCTCGACATGGGGAATCAGCGCGTCGACCGACGCGTCCGAGGCATCCACCGTCAACACCGCGAGCATGTCCAGGGACACCTGCTCGCAGGCCACGACGGCGGTCTGGATGGCCTGGAGCAGGACAGGATTGTTGGCCAGGGCCTGGAACTTGGCTTTGCGCTGCTTCGAGCCCCACCCATAGGTCGTATCCAGGTCCAGCAGCCCGAGCAGTGCATCCGTCCATGCGGCTTGGACCGCTTCGTCAGGGGCCTCCACGGGGACGGCTTCGCGGAGGAAGTAGGCGTAGGGCTCGGAGTCCGCTTCGAGGCGGCGCAGGAGCACACGGATGACCGGCGCTGGCAGGTGCTGGCACTTGCGTCCGAAGGACCAGAGGGAGGGCCGAGGTCTCGGGATGAGGCTCAACGCGGCTTGCGCGGCCAGCTCGGGGTCGACGCCGCTGGGAAGCGCCTTGAGCGCCTGGGTGAACTGCTCCCAGTTCTTCTGGGTCGGCGAGCGGAGAATGGACTCCACGTCCGCCACCGTGCGGCGTTGGGGCATTCCCACGCTCTACCAGAACCGAGGCGGACCCCTCCCGTGGCAAAGGTCAACCGAGTGGTTGTGCATTGCCGTGTCCGGCGCTATCTTTTAACCAAGTGGTTTACCAACGAGCTTCATCCCCGTTGAAAGGGAGTTCGCCCATGTCCTCTTCCCAGAGTGTCCAGGTTCGCGTCACTCGGCAATTCAACGTGTCGCCCGAGCGGGTCTTCGATGCCTGGCTCCAGCCGGACCTGGTGGGCCAGTGGATGACGGGGCCGTCCGTTCGTGACGAAGAAGTGCTGCGGCTCGCCATCGACGCTCGGGTGGGCGGGAAGTTCTCCTTCTTCGTGCGCAGGGACGGGAGGAGATCGACCACGTGGGCACCTACCTGGAGATCGACCGGCCGCGCCGACTCGTCTTCACGTGGCACATCGACAAGGAAGAGGACGAGCTCAGCCGGGTGACGGTGGAAATCGCTCCGCGCGACAGCGGCTGTGAGCTGACCCTGACGCATGAGATGGACGCCAAGTGGGCGGAGTACACGAGCCGGACCGAGAACGGCTGGGCCACGATGATGGGCGTGCTGGCCCGCTTTCTGGCGCAGGGCTGACACTTCCCGCGCTCGTCGTTCCGCTTTCGGCGGTTATTCTTGATTTGTGGCCAGGGTCGCCACTCCCGTCCGGTCTGCATCGCGACACGAGGAGAGGTGACCTTGGCGATGAATGGCACGACGACATGGAAGTGGACGTTCCTGCTGCAATCCACGTGGGCGCTGTGGTGGGGCGCCGCCGCGGAGGCGGTGACGCCGTCGAACGTGACGAAGGTCGCTCGTGTGACGGGCGCGACGCCCTCCGGCGAGGCACTGCCGAACCCGAACCAGACGCACACGGGCTACGACGTGTATGGGACGGACCTTTGCATCGTCTGGGACAAGGGCGGTGGCGAGGTGTTCGTCCTCTTCGGCGACACCTTCGGCGCGGGCTGGTGCGAGGCGGCTCCATCTTGAACGAGGTCCGCATCTCCCAGCCCCTGGGCAATTACACGCAGCTCTCGGTGACGTTCAATTCGGGGGCGCAGCACAGCGTGGAGGTGTTCGCGGGCCTGTGGGCGAACCATGGCGACACCTGGATTCAGGTGGACGACCTGCGCCTGACACGGAACTGAGGCGAGCGCTCAGCCGCCAGAATCCAGCCACGCTCCGAGTCGCGCGCAGGTGGCAGTGGTGGCGACGCAGGGTATTCGCCTCCACCGATGCGCGCTGTCGAGGCATGCCCAGGGCTCTTTCGAAATGCGGGTGGCCTGGCCTCGTGGAGGACGGATGCTCCGAACGAGGTGGGCCGGTGTTCCTCGAGGACCGGCGTCACAGCGACTCGAGGGTGATGCACGGTCTCGCCGTGAACGCTCTCCCGCCGGAGCGTTGTCCCGCCCGCACTTCCAGCGGGCAGACGAAGCACCGTCAACGAGGCGAGTGCTAGGTCCCGGGCGCGGCCAGTGCTCCTCGACAGCCCAGCGTGTCTTGAGTTCGCAGCATGAGGCCGTGTCGCTGCAGCCACCCCGAAGCGCCCAGTCCAAGGAGAACCCCCATGAGCCTCAACATCACGACCCAGCATGCCGTGCTGAAGAAGGAGATTGACCGAATCAACGCGGACAATCGCGTCTCCTTCTCCGAGTTCCAGCATGTCCGCGATGCGGCCGATACCCAGATCGAGAAGCTGAAGGCCCCGGAGCTGCAGGCGCACCTGAAGAAGCTTCAGAAGTCCGTCGATGATGCGGTCGAAGCGCTCCAGCAGGTGGCACTGGCGGCCAAGAAGGCCAAGCTCGATGAGCCCACCAAGGCGGCGCTGAAGGAGTCCACGTCCTACCAGATCGCCTACCTGGTCATGGGCTTCAAGACGAGCGTCGACCGGCTCTGAGAGAACGCCGCTGGCACGAGGCTCCCGAGGGGCCTCGTGCCGACCGGCGCTGATACGAAAAGGCCGCGCTGCTAATCCGAGACGTCCGGAGGCAGCATGTCCTGGCAGCGGCGGAGGCCACGCTGGGCCTCCGCGAGCTGCGGGTAGTCACGCTTCAGCGCGCGGTAGAGCCCGATGGCCTCCTCGCAGCTTCCGTCGTTCTCCTTCGCGCGGGCACGCGTCATGCGCTTCGACGCGTCCTCGACCTTCCCGGCGAGCGCCATCAACTCGGGTTCGACCGCGTCCAGTCCCAGGCTCCGGGCCTGCGCCAGTCGCTTCATCGCGCTGTCCAGCCGGCCCTCGTTGAAGTCATTGCCGATGTCGATGACCTGGCCCGCCGCGAGCACCTTGAGCTGCTTCGCCGCGATGTCTCCGGTATCGGTCGGCACCGCGTGAGGTGCAGGCGCGGCTTCCGCGTGCGGAGCCGTGGCGGGAGGATGCGCCTGGGCGGGCTCACCCACGGGGACCAGCGTGCCGATCTTCGCGTCATCGCCGCCCCGCATCGCCACCACGCCCACGCCGCTCACCAGCAGGACGCCGGCGATGCCCAGCCCCACGACGACCCCGGACCTCGAACGCGGAGGCGGCGTGTACGGCGAGGCCGCATGCGCCGTCTTGTTGAAGCCCTCCGGTCCCACCCGGAGCCCACCCTCTGGGGCAGGCTGCGTCAGGGGAATGGGCGCCGCGGCAGCGGGCGCGGCGTCCGCTGGGACGGTGCGCACCAGCGTGGCCTCCGAGCCCTCCGCCCCGAAGAGGAGCGTCGCCGGCCGCACCGGCTCCAGCCCGCCTCCGGTGACAGCGGGGTTGAGCCCGCTGACGGCGCGGCGGTTGGTGAGCGTGGGCAGCGCGTTCACCAGGTCCGATGCGAAGGCCTCCATCGTGGCGTAGCGCTCCGCGCGGTTCTTCGCGGTGGCCTTCTGGATGACGGCGTCGACGCCCGGATGCTGGAGGTCCGCCACCGCCTGCGCCAGATGCGGCATGGGCTGGTGGACCTGCTTCTGCATGATTTCCGAGACGCTGGCGCCGTCGAAGGGCTGCTGTCCCGTGAGCAACTCGAAGAGGACGATGCCCACCGCGTACACGTCCGCGCGGGCGTCCACGTCCAGGCCCATGGCCTGCTCGGGGGACATGTAGCGCGGCGTGCCCGCCACCGAGCCCTGGATGGTGAGCCGCGTCGCGCCGTCCGCGATGCGAGCGATGCCGAAGTCGAGCACCTTCACGTGCCAACCCCGCATGCCCTGCCGGACCATGATGTTCTCCGGCTTGAGGTCGCGGTGGATGACCTGCCGGGCGTGGGCGTACGAGAGCACGTCCGCGACCTGGAGCACGATGTCCACGGCCTCATCGAGCGCGAGCCGCCCGCAGGTGGCGAGCAGGTGCTTGAGGTCGTCACCCTCCACGTACTCCATGGAGATGTAGAGCCCGCCGTCCTCGTCCTGCCCGAAGTCGTGCAGCGTGACGGCGTTCGGATGGGCGACGCGCGCGTAGCTCTTCGCCTCGTTGAGGAAGCGCCGGGCCACGTCCGGGTCCATGGACAGGCCGCTGTTGAGGAACTTCATGGCCACCTGCTGGCCAATGCCCACCTGCTCGGCGAGGTACACCGAGCCCATGCCACCCTGGCCCAGCCTCCGGAGGATGCGGAAGCGGCCGGCGACGACGCGCCCGAGCATCCGGTCCACCTGTGGGGCCACCGTCAGCAGCTCGGTGCCGCCACACGACGGACAGGCGCCGCCCCATTTCTCGTGCTGCGCCTCGCACCGCTGGCAGATGAAGAGGGACATCGCGTCCTTGCTGGGCAGAAGAGGGTGGGGCGTTGCTGTCAGCGCTGGGCCGGCGCGTAGCGCTGGAAGAGGAGCCGCTCCAGCTCGCGAGCCCCGGCTTCGGGGGACTGGCGCTGGGCGGACGCCGCGCGCAGCACGTCCGTGCGCGAGTCCTGGGGCAGGTCCGCTTCCATCACCGCGAGCGCCCCCGGCAGGTCTCCCGCGCGCTGGAGCGCGGCGGCGCGCCACACGCGGTACTCCGAGCGCTCGGGCGCGGCGGTGGCCGCCTGGGCGAACAGGCGCTGGGCCTCGGCGGTGTCGCCGTCCTGCAGCGCCGCCACCCCTTCCAGGAACGGCGCCTGGGAGGAGGCCTTCGCGTGCGGCGCGCCCATGTCGCGGGCCAGCGCGAACAGCGCGGCGCTCTCCCGCAGACGCTGGCTGGGGAGCGACTCTCCGGCCAGGGCGCGCTGGTGCGCGTCATCCGTGGTGGTGTGGCAGGCGGTGCTCAGCCGCGCGGCCATGTCGCCCAGGTCCGGGCCCAGGTAGCCCTCGGTGACGAGCGTGCGCAGCGTGTCGCCCGCGGCGTTCGGCCCCACGAGCTGCCCGTCTTCCAGCGCGGCGAAGAAGCCGGCCTTGAGCTCCACATGGCGCGCCGTCAGGTCCGCGGGCACCTTGTTGCGCTTGTTGCGCCGGGCGGCCTTCAACTTGCGCTCGCACAGCGACAGCTCGCGCTGGGCCTTCTTGCGGTCCTGGATGTCCGGCGCGCTGCGAACATAGGCGCGGTACGCGGTGCAGGCCCCGAAGACGTCCTTGGCGCCCATCCGCGCGCGGGCCAGCCCCAGGTAGGCGGGGAGGAGGGACGGGTTCGCGCGCGTGGCCAGGAGGAACCGCTCGGCGGCGTCCTTGTGCTTGCGCT
This genomic window from Myxococcus hansupus contains:
- a CDS encoding MFS transporter, translated to MASALFMEFVDSTALSTALPRLSVAFGTDPIHLKLALTSYILALAVLAPASGWVADRFGPRRVFLFAMCVFLTGSVLCGFSQSLTQLVIFRTIQGLGGALMTPVGRIIVVSSAPRERLVAALSWFTMPALVGPLVGPPLAGIILGVADWPWIFFINVPVGLLGMLAVARFVPPLHQPDPGPFDTRGFVLVAVAITTLIGAAETVGIGLMPLPYQLGLAVVAFSSLGAYVWHALRVERPVLNLRLLRIDTFRASMIGGTLARMGLGASPFLLPLLFQVGLGWSPVEAGLVTIGSGAGAMACKSVAPSIIRRFGFRQTLIFANLASAVLTALPAFFRHSTPIPLIVGLLVISGFMRSLQFTATNTVAYADIPPDTVSNASTVSVVTMQMALGLGISFGGLMLHLARGAGDAPLTPDRFVLPFIAVGVISSLAGPLYRRLSPNAGAHIGGRRVG
- a CDS encoding DUF4185 domain-containing protein, with the protein product MNGTTTWKWTFLLQSTWALWWGAAAEAVTPSNVTKVARVTGATPSGEALPNPNQTHTGYDVYGTDLCIVWDKGGGEVFVLFGDTFGAGWCEAAPS
- a CDS encoding serine/threonine-protein kinase produces the protein MSLFICQRCEAQHEKWGGACPSCGGTELLTVAPQVDRMLGRVVAGRFRILRRLGQGGMGSVYLAEQVGIGQQVAMKFLNSGLSMDPDVARRFLNEAKSYARVAHPNAVTLHDFGQDEDGGLYISMEYVEGDDLKHLLATCGRLALDEAVDIVLQVADVLSYAHARQVIHRDLKPENIMVRQGMRGWHVKVLDFGIARIADGATRLTIQGSVAGTPRYMSPEQAMGLDVDARADVYAVGIVLFELLTGQQPFDGASVSEIMQKQVHQPMPHLAQAVADLQHPGVDAVIQKATAKNRAERYATMEAFASDLVNALPTLTNRRAVSGLNPAVTGGGLEPVRPATLLFGAEGSEATLVRTVPADAAPAAAAPIPLTQPAPEGGLRVGPEGFNKTAHAASPYTPPPRSRSGVVVGLGIAGVLLVSGVGVVAMRGGDDAKIGTLVPVGEPAQAHPPATAPHAEAAPAPHAVPTDTGDIAAKQLKVLAAGQVIDIGNDFNEGRLDSAMKRLAQARSLGLDAVEPELMALAGKVEDASKRMTRARAKENDGSCEEAIGLYRALKRDYPQLAEAQRGLRRCQDMLPPDVSD